A segment of the Lolium perenne isolate Kyuss_39 chromosome 3, Kyuss_2.0, whole genome shotgun sequence genome:
AAGCTCCAAAAGTAATGAGAAAAATCATCGATAATGACTAGATAATAAGAAAGCCAGACATGCTGAGAACTGGGGATGTCCATAGATCACAATGTAAAAGTTCAAATGGCCGAGTGGTAGACGATTGCGACAAAGAAAATGGTAACCTAACATGTTTGCCTAATTGACATGCATGACACAGGGAAGGTCCTGTTTTATTCGTGGTGCTGGTGGGTAGTGATGGCGTGGAGATGTGGCCGGGGTGTCCAAGGAGGCGATGCCAGAGGTCGGACGAGATGGTGGCGAGGTAGCCGACAGCGTAGGCGGGTGGGTTGACGGTGTAGAGAGGACCCGGGCTGTTACATCGGAGAATCACGATCCCGCTGGGAAGAGCCTTCACAGAAAAACCAAAACGGTCAAATTCGATGGTGTAATGATTATCGATATAGAATTGACGAACATATATGAGATTTTTGATGATTCGGGGGACTAGGAGTATGTTGCGAAGATAAAGAGGTTTAGTGAGAGTATTAAGAGTTTGGGAACCGACGTGAGTGACAGGAAGAGTTGCACCGTTGTCGACGGTGACAAATTGTGAGTAAGATGGAAGGAGGGATTGGAAATTACCGGGATCGGATGCCATGTGAGAGGATGCACCAGTGTCCATGTGCCAGTCGCCGCCGGGGAGCTGCAGGTTGTTGAGGGCAGCGAGGAGAGCCGGGTCGATCTACGGTTGCTGGTTGGCGGTGGGGACGTAGGATCCCTGGGCAGTGTACGCCTGTGGTGTCATGCTGGGGCGCGGACCTAGGAGGCCTGGAGACGGCGCCTGCCACGGTGTCGATGGAGGTGGCTGCCACGGGGCCTGCTGAAGCTGAGCACGAGTAGGGGCCCACGTCCAGGGGTTGAACTGCTAGGGGTTGTCGCGGCCGCGCCCACGTCCATGTCCGCTGGGCGATGAGCGATCGCCAGAAGGGGGGCGCGGGCGCCCCCGTTGTTGGGCAGTACGCTCTAGCCCATGGCCCAGAGTGCATTTGGAGGCGGCGTTGCGGGCGTCGGTGCGCCGCTGAGTTTCTTCCAGGATGAGGACGAAGCGCGTTTGAAGAAACGAGGGGAACGGCACCTGAAAGGGGAGAAATGAACGTAGATGGGCGTAAGTATCGTTAAGGCCTCGGAGGAGCATCAGAACCAGCGTCTCGTCGGTGATGGGCTGGCCGACGTCGGTGAGGGAGTCGGCGAGGTTCTTGAGTTGGCGCAGTAGTCGATGATGGAGAGATTGCCCTGTGGCGTGTTGCGGAAGTCGGCCTCGAGCTGGATGGCACGATGCTTCTTGTTGTCGCGGAAGAGGTTCTCGATGGCGTCCCAGATGGTGTGCGCGGTAGAGCCGGGACGCATGACGATGCCGAGGAGGTCGGTGTCGATGGAGCCGTAGATCCAGGAGAGCATGGTGTAGTCATCACGGCCCCAAGCGGAGGTGGGGGACGTGTCGGAGGGAGTGGCGTCGCCGATAACGTGGGCGGTGAGACCGTAGCGGCCGAGAGCGATGAGGAAGAGCTCCGTCCAGTTTATGTAGTTGCCGTCGGTGAGGATGAGGGTGCTCGGCACATGGAGCTTGATTGAGGTGGCGTAGGTGGAGAGGCTAGTGGTGGTGGGTtcggtagggttagggtttggggaaGTGGTTTGGCCATCCGGAGAGGAGATGGCGGCGGAGTTGGTGGTGGCGGCGATTTGCAGGTTGAGGAAGGCTTCGCGGTCATCTAGTTCTTTGACGCGGGCCTCGAGCTCGCGCTCCTTGGCTGCGATCTCGTCGGGAGTCATGGTGGGAGAGGGGAGGGAggctggcggctagggttttaggggggaGGGGTTTTgggcgggggcgggggcggggggggggggggggggggagggtggatgacccgctctgataccatgaaataAAGGGCTGCTCGATGGcatgcctcttcttcctctaccttTATTTATATGTACAAGGACTTGGAGTCCAAGTCAAGATTTACAAGGATTGTTACACAAAAAATAGCTCTAACTAATTTTGGTTAGCCGCGCGGGAGGATGTCTCCCTAACAACGTGAACCATGTGATTTCCTAATTAAtagtaattgattagcactatatTCAACGTTTGTGACCTCTTTCGTTCAATCTGcccaacacaaaaaaaaaaaaaagaagacatGTCTATTTCGATGTTCGCGGTGCGGTCTGACAAACCTAAAAAGATATTTTTAGTGTCCAAAAGTTATAGGGCCGCTGTATATGCTCGCTCCTCTCATAGTCTCATGAGTCGATGCCCAAGGTTCTCAAGTTCCTCCAGAAAAAACAAACTATCCGCGTGCGTGTGTCCgctatttacacaaaaataacctttTGTGAAAAAAAACGTACAAAAATGATCTTTCGGTCAAACTATTTCACGTCTCTAACCCTTTTATGTAGCGTTCTTGCGAAGGATGCCACACCTGTCTATGTGACGGCCGtaggagcggcgccacacattaTCGGCAGGCAAACTCGAGTCGCCACGTATAACAGAATGTGTGGCGCCCCTGCGAAAGGAGCCACACAGAAGGGTGTGCCGCCCTTGCGAAGGATGCCACACAGAAAGGTGTGACGTTCTTGCGAAAgaagccacacaaaagggttagaagcATGAAATAATGTGACCGCCCAATGGTCTGCCACCAGGTGCGTCGCCGATCATCGCTTACGATCTTTCCATCTTGCAGATTGAGTAAAATTTCTAAAATCGAGTTCTGAAACCCCAAGTTGAAAGCTACTACTATTCAAGCCCTTTCTCCCCGCTCGATCTTCCTCTTTCGAAGTGGGGTGCTTTTTTTCAAGGATTTGGCTCCCGACAGGAAAAAAATCCCGGGGGTGCTCGGGATTCCCGGTTACCGCGGTAACCGGGAAATCCCGCCCGGTTACCGGACGAAATCAAAATCGAAAATTTAAATTCAAAGAGAATATTCGCTAAAATTATATAGAATATTCGCTAAAATTTAAATTTTTcgcgaaaaaacaaaaaaatcggGATTTCTTTCCCAGTTAGACCAATTCCCGGGGGTGGTCGGGATATGCGGTTCCCGGCCGGGAACCAGATTTCCCGGGCGGTAACCAAATCCCTGCTTTTTTTCCGCCAGAAAAACCGGACGCTTTCTACTACTACAATGCTCCTTGCTCCTCAGAAGAGGCGTTGTAGGGATCGAGATAGTTGGTAAAATTAAACTATTCATGCATGTTGGGTAGGTGAGGGCGTGAGGCGGCCCCCCCCTCCCCACCCAAACACCAGACACCCAACACCCCACTGTGTACTTCCCATTGACTTTGAGATGCTTCTGAATCTACTCCTGAAGTTGAACAAATGAGTGAGGGTTGCTGCTGAAGAACCTCTCAGATCAGCAAGTTAGCTCCACCGCAGGCGTCAAGAATCACTCCTACTACCGAGGAACAGGTACACATTGCTTGACTCATCATCATGACCTATTAAGTTATGGGATTGTGTTTCTTTGTTCTCCATCACTATTTTTCACCATGGTGCTGCCCGGATTTTTTCGGGGATATTTAGAATTGGTCTTGCCTTAGACTAGAATAATAAGCATGCTCCGAGGAATTTTGCTTCTGTATCATTCAAGGATATGTTTGGGGATGAGAAGTAAAAGACACCCAAATGCCTAGCTTCCCCTAGGAGGCACTTCAGGACAGGGGCAGCTCCCTCACATTTTGCGGGTTGAAACTTGAAACAATCATGATTCCCTGCCTCCTAGTTCGTGTCGCGTTGGCCCCATCTCAGCAAGTGGCGAAATTTGTCTCGCTGCCATAAGAATTGCTATATTTTCTGATAATTCTAACGTCTTGTGTTTTTGCATCAAGGTCTACGATATCCTAATTGTAAGGACATGCATCCAAAAGCATAGGTCGTCTTTGATGTCAACATTTTCTGTATGAACACCAATTCACCTTCTATTTTCCAAAATAAAATACTCTGCAATCAAAGTTGTCTTTAGTTGGAGAGataacaccccccccccctcacAAAACATAACTGTTGGTTTATACTTTCTAGTAACCATGCTGATATTAGTTACATTCTGACGCAGGCAAGGCACACCTCTCCTTGTTATACGAATTTGATCTTGATTTATAGTTTGTATATGGATTACCAAGGGAACAAAGTAAGGGATTTCCTGCATGCTAATGGAAATGTGGTGCTCGAAAGAGTGGATAACAACTCTGATCTAAGATCTTTCACTCAAAAAGAGATAGAAGACATCACCGATGGGTATTGCACCGTCCTGGGAGAagggggttttggcaaggtttacaaaggaaaactagaTTACCATCGTCCAGTCGCAGTGAAGAGATACAAAAATGGAACCAAGAAAGAAGAGTTCGCCAAGGAAGTGATAGTGCATTCCCAGATAAATCACAAGAATGTTGTCAGACTGTTAGGTTGCTGCACGGAGGAAAATGCGCTTATGATTGTTATGGAGTTTGTATGCAATGGAAACCTCGAGAGCATTCTTCACTGCAATAATGCAAATGGTCCTGCTGCATTCCCTTTGGACAAACGTTTGGACATCGCTATTGAGTCCGCTGAAGTAttatcatgcatgcattcaatgTATAGTCCTGTCCTTCATGGTGACATCAAACCTGCTAATATACTTCTGGACGAGAATCTTCGGCCAAAGATATCGGATTTTGGGATAGCAAGATTGCTTGCTGCTGAAGAGAATCAATATACCAGATCTGTCATTGGCTGCATAGGTTACGTTGACCCTTTATTCTGTCAGAGTGGGATCCTAACTCCAAAGAGTGATGTATACAGTTTTGGAGTTGTTTTACTGGAAATTATCACGCGAAAGAAAGCTGTGGATGGGAATATTATCCTAGCTCAAAGTTTCACCGAAGCCCTGAGGAAAGGGAAAAAGGTGAGACAAATGTTTGATGTGGAAATCGCAAATGATAGAAAGAACATGAAATTGCTTGACGATATCGCAAAACTAGCAGCTGAATGCTTGAAACTGGAGGAAAAAATGCGCCCAGAAATGGTTGAAGTAGCTGACAGACTTAGAACAGTTAGAAAAGCTTTCCATCAGCGCAAGGGCAAAAATTCTACAGGTAATAAAGCATTTGTGTTGTCCTTTTCGATTGGCATGGAAGTTATATGATTCATCTCTTCTTCAGTTAATGTTAAGTCTATCTCACTAGTTGTCACAAAATTATAATAGTTCCTCAGTTTTGTTCCTGAGCGCACCATAAGTTATTCTCTGCTCCAACCATCTATCCCACAGAACCTGGCTCACTCTCGTGCAGCCCAACCAACCAGCATAAAAATTGCTACCCTAGGCGGAACATAAAATTGCTCATTCTTCACTCTTCTTTAAAATATCGCTAATAAAAGTAAAAATTGCACACGCTTGAATCAAATTGCACAATTATTATTTCAGAATATTAAGAAATAAATACTAAAATAATCTTGCATGCCATAAACATGTTTTGTATTCTCATTGCTCTTGTGCTACAATGTATCTTACTGGTGGAGTGGTGGTTCACCCCCACAGGGTCAACCACATAGAGCACAATTTCATTCAGATTTGTCACTACAGGAACTCATCGATAAATATTCATTGTGCTACATAGCACAACTAGTAATCTAAATTTTCTTGGCAGCTTCTCGTATttgatttttatttcgttttccgCTAATGCAGGTACCAACTCCGAACTTACGAGAAGTGTAAAGGCAGACAAAATTCTACCACTTGTGGTGTCGACCATTTCCATGGATGAACTGAAGGAAATAACCAATAACTTTAGCAATCGTGCTCTAATAGGAGAGGGCTCATCGAGTAAAGTGTTCTTCGGAGTGCTGAAAGATGGACATACATCCGCAATCAAGATGCTTGATCCTGATGAAGAAATTATTTTGGAGGTCTCCGCGTACCATTCCTTTTTCACCATTCCAATTAAGTTTCTTAATTTATAAAATTTATCGGTACAACAAGGCTTTGCCTTCTAACTAGCAGCCCTTCAGCTGCAGGTTCCGGAGGTCTCAAGATTCAAACATACGAACGTTACTCAGCTTCTCAGATACCGTGATGAACGAGGCAACCGTGTTCTTGTTTACGAGTACACATCCAGGGGGTCTTTGCACGATATTCTCCACGGTGAGTTTTTTTAGCTCGTTCTTTGCAGTGAGTTGTTACGTCAGGTGGGCGTTTTTGACCCGTTGATGCTTTGAAAGAGTTTTATTCGAAACCGAGGCAATATGTGTCACGTCTCATTAACTAACAAGAAGAGAATCACCTCGAGGGCAAACACCCGTCACAAACACCCTCGCCAACAGTCATAGAACATGAGAGCCTCGAGGGCAGACACACCAACAATATTAGGGTCGTCGACGAGATAGCTCACCGGTGTCACATCGGCCCATGCCAAATAGTCGACCCTTTGCTTTCAACAATTGTGGTTCTAAGAAGTCAAAAAACCTAGATTTTGCTTTCAACAATTTTTTTAGTTTTTGTGTAGATCACACCtgaaatgatatttcaatgaaaATTTGCCATACAAACTAACATAATCTATATGTACTTTGGCACTTTATTTTCTTCAGATTTTATGATTTAAAAGTTAGGTTTTTAATTTAAAAAAGCTACTAACAAGTTTTTTTGGAAGTCCAAGCCAGTAGTAGTAATCtagtactacctccgtctcaaggAATAAGGCACACATGTATTCCAAGACAAAGTTTGACCGTAAAAAATGAGCAACAAaaacttgattatattatatgtaattattatcgttggattcgtattgaaaaacactttctaatgatgctaattttataGAAACgatctttatatatttaaagtaatttTTGATTAAACagaaaagcacgtaaaacgagaATGCTTTAttttttgaatcggagggagtagtacctttggcttaacaacttgggtCATGATGCGCATGTGCATACAAACACTTTCAGTTCGTAACTTTCGAGGGCGTGTGCGTTCTGAGCAATAAAGAAACTATAGGCACTAGACGGTACCTTCGGCGAACTGTGTCGCGAGGTGTTGATGTGATTTACATATCCTTGGTTAAACCTTGTCTTAATGTGTCCACGGTTTTGCCATATCTTAAAAATTGATCAACTGCAATTTGTAGGATAAAAAGGTATGATATGCTTGTGTTTTATGATCACAGGTAAAAAGAATGTTATTGGAGCCAAACCAGGACCGGTTCTATCATGGGCGCAACGAGCGAAGATTGCCCTAAGTGCTGCAATTGGGCTTGAGTTCCTCCACGAGAAGGCACGGCCGTGCATTGTCCACACTTGCATCAAGTCCAGCAACATACTTCTCTTTGACAATGACCTCGCAAAGATTGGCGGTGTTGGTATTCACAGACAGCCCCCTGAATACGTAGATAATATCCTTTTGGATCGTATGGGTCCTCCTCCAGAATCCGGTTACGATGCGCCTGATTATGCAACCAAACGTTAATGCTGGCAAATTCTTCCACGAGAGCTTGGCAAATCATATGTATTCTCCTacttatctggatcttgtttccgCTAGGTGTACAATGGTGGGGTACTTCAACACAAAAAGCGATGTCTACAGCTTCGGTGTCGTACTGCTAGAACTTTTAACAGGTCGGAAGGCATTTGATCGTACATCATTAACCGGGGGCCAGCAAACACTCGTGATATGGGTATGTATGCACATGCAAGGATGTCGATGTAACTTCTTCAGAGGATGCAACAGCAAAACTCTAATCACATCGACATGCAGGCTAGACCAAAACTTATTAGCGAATCCAAAGTACATCTATGGGTCGATGGGAGGCTTGGAGGAGATTACCCTCCCATGGCTGTCGCCAAGGTATGTTCTTGAAATTTGAGTCGTATTCTTCATGCTCTACCGTGTACCTTGAAATAGGCTTGATCTACCGTACCTAGCAAgaatcatatatatatatgtgaatgCCCGAGCAGATATCTATCATGGGACTACAGTTACTCTAGCACGCAAGCTAATCAAGCTAAACAAGGCTACAACTGAACTAAACACACATAGTAGAAGATGCTAGAAATAACCACCAACGATATATGGGACCAACACCTATGCCTACAGTGCTATATACCCCATCCGTCGCATGATGCTTAAGATCTCGAGGGCTGACTTTTACACTCCACCGACCTGACCAACCGTGCAACACCCGGAGTACGTTTAAACCAGGATCTACCGAATTTAAAACGTGGAAGAAAATATCTCTAGCTAGCCTTGGACTACACGACaagaagatcttcatgaactgggCGAGGACTCTCAagacctacccctacaaatggggAAAACGACATATCGATATAAGGGACATGCCATTCATTTATGCAATACACCAATTCATTGCGCCATACACCACATAGCTGTAAACCCTAGAGCGATCCAAGTCAATATAATCTGAAGGAGGTAGTAGATTTCTCATCATATCAAGAGGCTTGAACATAGGTATATAAATGGTTATCAACCGGATATCACTTTTGGCTCATAGATGTAGATGTACCCATTGTTTCAAAacatatttcgaaatgtcaaaaaaatgTGAAAACAAAATCTAGGTATACGTCCGGACATTATATGTACGCACACAACATTTCGCGACAAAATGACATTTTTTGTGacttgtgtaaaaaagacaatttTCGGTCCTACAAAATAACCTTTTACGAGATGttgtttgtcttttttgcacaacCCATAAACTTGTCCTTTTCTCACAAATTTTTGTGTGTAAACATAGCATATCAAGATGGAATTTTCTTccagaattttttgacatttcaaaagaaATTTAAATGCATTATTCATAATAGGTGCATTtgcacctatgagccaaaacaccatgTCCGTTATCAACTCCCTTCTGACCTTAGCCCCGATACGTAATAAATACATGCATATCCGATTCTTCACAAGTACAGTTGTTGAATGTCAAAACAGTATCCTTCGACAGGTTGCACGCCAGGCAGGGGGCTCGTGTCAATAGATTGAACCTACATCAACCCCTCTAACCACACGAGCTCCCGCCAAGGCTCACGTCAGACCTGAACTAATGCAATCGACCTCTCCACATGAAAATAGAAAAATGTAGAGCTTGTGGGTTCCGATATATATCCCCAATTAGTTCTGGCTAAACCAAGATCCAGTGAGCCCTGAATTGGAAACACTTTCAAGCATATCACCTCGCTTGTTATGTGGGTGGGGACTGGGAAGCCAATCACAGAGCAACTACACATGACACAATCTTTATAATTGACCACTCTGCCTTCCACGTGAACCGCAATGGATAAGCTCGTACGGACGATGAAGGAGATGACATATTTAAATTCGTTCTTGATTTCTAAAATGGCCACGGGCCGGTCAAAGCTCCACATCACACCCGTCAGTTGTCAAACTTTTGGCGTGACTTCGTTAAGGTTGCCCTGACAGGGGCAAAGCGACCTCCCTCTCATACGGACCTAAGCGTAAACGGCGCCTTGATAGCGAAAAGTTGCACAAGTCAATCGAACGGTTCAGGGAGACTGACATTGTTTTCGTACCACATCCCTCGTGGTGCGCCCTTACATAGCACCTCAACATCGACCTATTCCCCGAGTCTGATCCGGCCTTTGATGAAGAGAGCCTACTCTGCTCCCTGCTCTTTCGCTGAGAAAACTTGCATCTCACATAACGATAGAAGACCACCTGCAGCGCCAACGTTTGCCAAACCAAAGTAACAACAACCACTGTATAATGGCCCAATCCTCCCAAAATATCGAAGAAGCATAAGcttaaaatatatatatatatatgcttaAATGATCACACTAGGGATACATGGTGCGAACAATATTGCACGGCGATCCACAACCACAACTTTTGTTGCACCGGATGGGACAATAGGAAGGCAATTCGGAACGTTTATGCAGCAGACCCAAAATGGACAGTTGAACCAAGATGCATCGAGCGACCTCATCCGCCAACTGTGGCACAAATTAGATTTCCTTCACAAATGCCAAATATGAAGCTCCCACATATCGATGCATTGCACGTGATTTTCATTGCAGAGACCTAACATCTTACTCTagctagaagatcttttttcttCCTATGCTTTCCATTTGCAATTGATTGGAAATATTTTATATTATTTCCACCTTCTTGCACATGCTTAACTTTAGCAATTTGATCTCACTTGGTCTTTTCATCGCGCCTTAGTTTAACAAGACAATCATCAACCTCCCTCTTTGTGCCCTTTCGGCTACAATTAGAGCACCGATTCCACTTTTATATCGAGTTCATCAATCTGAAAAAGGAgcctgtcctttttctttttataaTCTTCTTTTGAATTTGTAGCCAACCCTGAAGGAACAACCTTAGATGCCTAATCTTATTTTTTCCTTCTCTCACTAGGAGTATCTCTCCTAAGAACCCAGTTCCATCTATCTTTTAACATCTCATAAAACCGTTCTCGGCGCATCCAAGATAGTTCAAACAAAAGTGACATTTGTTTCCTAAGTAGGCAGGACCACCAGAATCAATT
Coding sequences within it:
- the LOC127338787 gene encoding uncharacterized protein translates to MTPDEIAAKERELEARVKELDDREAFLNLQIAATTNSAAISSPDGQTTSPNPNPTEPTTTSLSTYATSIKLHVPSTLILTDGNYINWTELFLIALGRYGLTAHVIGDATPSDTSPTSAWGRDDYTMLSWIYGSIDTDLLGIVMRPGSTAHTIWDAIENLFRDNKKHRAIQLEADFRNTPQGNLSIIDYCANSRTSPTPSPTSASPSPTRRWF
- the LOC127345081 gene encoding putative wall-associated receptor kinase-like 16 isoform X1, which codes for MDYQGNKVRDFLHANGNVVLERVDNNSDLRSFTQKEIEDITDGYCTVLGEGGFGKVYKGKLDYHRPVAVKRYKNGTKKEEFAKEVIVHSQINHKNVVRLLGCCTEENALMIVMEFVCNGNLESILHCNNANGPAAFPLDKRLDIAIESAEVLSCMHSMYSPVLHGDIKPANILLDENLRPKISDFGIARLLAAEENQYTRSVIGCIGYVDPLFCQSGILTPKSDVYSFGVVLLEIITRKKAVDGNIILAQSFTEALRKGKKVRQMFDVEIANDRKNMKLLDDIAKLAAECLKLEEKMRPEMVEVADRLRTVRKAFHQRKGKNSTGTNSELTRSVKADKILPLVVSTISMDELKEITNNFSNRALIGEGSSSKVFFGVLKDGHTSAIKMLDPDEEIILELQVPEVSRFKHTNVTQLLRYRDERGNRVLVYEYTSRGSLHDILHGKKNVIGAKPGPVLSWAQRAKIALSAAIGLEFLHEKARPCIVHTCIKSSNILLFDNDLAKIGGVGIHRQPPEYVDNILLDRMGPPPESGYDAPDYATKR
- the LOC127345081 gene encoding putative wall-associated receptor kinase-like 16 isoform X3; translated protein: MDYQGNKVRDFLHANGNVVLERVDNNSDLRSFTQKEIEDITDGYCTVLGEGGFGKVYKGKLDYHRPVAVKRYKNGTKKEEFAKEVIVHSQINHKNVVRLLGCCTEENALMIVMEFVCNGNLESILHCNNANGPAAFPLDKRLDIAIESAEVLSCMHSMYSPVLHGDIKPANILLDENLRPKISDFGIARLLAAEENQYTRSVIGCIGYVDPLFCQSGILTPKSDVYSFGVVLLEIITRKKAVDGNIILAQSFTEALRKGKKVRQMFDVEIANDRKNMKLLDDIAKLAAECLKLEEKMRPEMVEVADRLRTVRKAFHQRKGKNSTGTNSELTRSVKADKILPLVVSTISMDELKEITNNFSNRALIGEGSSSKVFFGVLKDGHTSAIKMLDPDEEIILELQVPEVSRFKHTNVTQLLRYRDERGNRVLVYEYTSRGSLHDILHGKKNVIGAKPGPVLSWAQRAKIALSAAIGLEFLHEKARPCIVHTCIKSSNILLFDNDLAKIGGVGVQWWGTSTQKAMSTASVSYC
- the LOC127345081 gene encoding putative wall-associated receptor kinase-like 16 isoform X2; protein product: MDYQGNKVRDFLHANGNVVLERVDNNSDLRSFTQKEIEDITDGYCTVLGEGGFGKVYKGKLDYHRPVAVKRYKNGTKKEEFAKEVIVHSQINHKNVVRLLGCCTEENALMIVMEFVCNGNLESILHCNNANGPAAFPLDKRLDIAIESAEVLSCMHSMYSPVLHGDIKPANILLDENLRPKISDFGIARLLAAEENQYTRSVIGCIGYVDPLFCQSGILTPKSDVYSFGVVLLEIITRKKAVDGNIILAQSFTEALRKGKKVRQMFDVEIANDRKNMKLLDDIAKLAAECLKLEEKMRPEMVEVADRLRTVRKAFHQRKGKNSTGTNSELTRSVKADKILPLVVSTISMDELKEITNNFSNRALIGEGSSSKVFFGVLKDGHTSAIKMLDPDEEIILEVPEVSRFKHTNVTQLLRYRDERGNRVLVYEYTSRGSLHDILHGKKNVIGAKPGPVLSWAQRAKIALSAAIGLEFLHEKARPCIVHTCIKSSNILLFDNDLAKIGGVGIHRQPPEYVDNILLDRMGPPPESGYDAPDYATKR